Proteins encoded together in one Dechloromonas sp. HYN0024 window:
- a CDS encoding ammonium transporter, with protein MEAYQFSSNTLFVLLGAIMVLAMHAGFAFLEVGTVRKKNQVNALVKILSDFGVSTVAYFFVGYSIAYGVNFFSGVETLMEKNGFELTKFFFLLTFAAAIPAIISGGIAERAKFNPQLIATFLLVGFVYPFFESIAWNQAFGIQAWLKGTFGEEFHDFAGSVVVHAMGGWIALPAVVLLGARYGRYSKDGRISAHPPSSIPFLALGAWILIVGWFGFNVMSAQTLDKISGLVALNSLMAMVGGTLVALVAGKNDPGFLHNGPLAGLVAVCAGSDLMHPIGALVVGGVAGGLFVVMFTLVQNRWKIDDVLGVWPLHGMCGAWGGIAAGIFGTKALGGAGGIAFMPQLIMTAMAIGVALTGGLLVYGTLKATLGLRLDQEEEYEGADLSIHRITATPEREPNW; from the coding sequence ATGGAAGCATATCAATTCAGCAGCAATACGCTGTTCGTCCTGCTCGGTGCCATCATGGTGCTGGCCATGCACGCTGGCTTTGCCTTTCTTGAAGTCGGTACGGTCCGCAAGAAAAATCAGGTCAATGCGCTGGTCAAGATCCTGTCTGACTTCGGCGTGTCGACCGTGGCTTATTTCTTTGTTGGTTATAGCATCGCCTATGGCGTCAATTTCTTCAGTGGCGTCGAAACGCTGATGGAGAAAAACGGTTTCGAATTGACCAAGTTTTTCTTTCTGCTGACCTTCGCGGCGGCGATTCCGGCCATCATTTCCGGTGGTATTGCCGAGCGGGCCAAGTTCAATCCGCAACTGATCGCCACCTTCTTGTTGGTGGGCTTCGTCTATCCCTTCTTCGAAAGCATCGCCTGGAATCAGGCCTTCGGCATCCAGGCCTGGCTCAAGGGGACCTTCGGCGAGGAGTTTCATGACTTCGCTGGTTCGGTCGTGGTGCACGCCATGGGTGGCTGGATCGCCCTGCCTGCGGTGGTTCTGCTCGGCGCCCGCTACGGCCGCTACAGCAAGGATGGCCGCATCTCGGCACATCCGCCTTCATCCATTCCCTTCCTAGCGCTCGGTGCCTGGATACTGATCGTCGGCTGGTTCGGCTTCAATGTCATGAGCGCCCAGACGCTCGACAAGATCTCCGGCCTGGTCGCCCTCAATTCGCTGATGGCCATGGTCGGCGGCACGCTGGTTGCCCTGGTGGCTGGCAAGAATGACCCCGGCTTCCTGCATAACGGCCCGCTGGCCGGATTGGTCGCTGTTTGTGCTGGTTCCGATCTGATGCACCCAATTGGTGCGCTGGTGGTCGGTGGGGTGGCGGGTGGTCTGTTTGTCGTCATGTTCACGCTGGTGCAGAACCGCTGGAAGATCGACGATGTCCTCGGCGTCTGGCCGCTGCATGGCATGTGCGGTGCCTGGGGCGGCATTGCAGCCGGCATCTTTGGCACCAAGGCGCTGGGCGGAGCGGGTGGCATCGCATTCATGCCGCAACTGATCATGACCGCGATGGCCATTGGTGTTGCCCTGACCGGCGGTCTGCTCGTCTATGGCACGCTCAAGGCAACGCTCGGCCTGCGTCTCGATCAGGAAGAGGAATATGAAGGTGCCGACCTGAGTATCCACCGCATCACGGCCACGCCGGAGCGCGAGCCGAACTGGTGA
- a CDS encoding sulfate ABC transporter substrate-binding protein produces the protein MIRIRKPLVFLLLAVLAGAALADVALLNASYDVARDVYKDYNPMFQKYWKAKSGESLELKQSHGGSTKQVRAVADGLEADVVTMNQANDIEFLAEKGLVAKDWTKKFPNNASPYTSAMVFIVRKGNPKAIKDWSDVAAPGVQMIIPHPKNTGNGRNTYLSAWAWALKQPGGSEAKAQEFLGKLLKNAPLFAAGGRDATTTFMQRKMGDVLITFESEAEMIAKEFGKGEFEVVYPSLTMQTEFPVALVEKVVDKKGTRKQAQAYLEYLWSKEGQENAAQNYLRPRDAELLKKYAGFFPPVKTFTVDEVFGGANKAFATHFKDGGSFDQIYVSK, from the coding sequence ATGATCCGTATCCGCAAACCCCTTGTTTTCCTCCTTCTGGCCGTTCTGGCCGGCGCCGCCCTGGCTGATGTCGCCCTGCTCAACGCCTCCTACGACGTGGCGCGCGATGTTTACAAGGATTACAACCCGATGTTCCAGAAATACTGGAAGGCAAAATCGGGCGAAAGTCTCGAACTCAAGCAGTCGCATGGTGGTTCGACCAAGCAGGTGCGGGCGGTCGCCGATGGGCTGGAGGCTGATGTGGTGACCATGAACCAGGCCAACGACATCGAGTTCCTGGCCGAAAAAGGACTGGTCGCCAAGGACTGGACGAAAAAGTTTCCGAACAATGCATCGCCTTACACCTCGGCCATGGTGTTCATCGTCCGCAAGGGCAACCCGAAGGCGATCAAGGATTGGTCCGATGTGGCCGCGCCGGGCGTGCAGATGATCATTCCGCATCCGAAAAATACCGGCAATGGCCGTAACACCTACCTGTCGGCCTGGGCCTGGGCGCTCAAGCAGCCGGGAGGCAGCGAGGCCAAGGCCCAGGAATTCCTCGGCAAGCTCCTCAAGAACGCACCGCTGTTTGCCGCCGGTGGCCGCGATGCGACCACAACTTTCATGCAGCGCAAGATGGGCGATGTCCTGATCACCTTCGAGTCCGAAGCCGAGATGATTGCCAAGGAGTTCGGCAAGGGCGAGTTCGAGGTGGTCTATCCCAGCCTGACCATGCAGACCGAGTTTCCCGTCGCGCTGGTGGAGAAGGTCGTGGACAAGAAGGGGACGCGCAAACAGGCGCAGGCCTATCTGGAATACCTGTGGTCGAAGGAAGGCCAGGAGAATGCTGCCCAGAACTACCTGCGGCCGCGCGATGCCGAATTGCTGAAAAAATATGCCGGCTTCTTCCCACCGGTCAAAACCTTTACTGTTGATGAAGTCTTCGGTGGTGCCAACAAGGCCTTTGCCACGCACTTCAAGGATGGCGGTAGCTTCGACCAGATCTACGTGAGCAAGTAA
- the zapD gene encoding cell division protein ZapD: protein MITYEYPFNERIRTLLRLEDLFEKTAYFAQEDGPQEHHTALISLFEILEVAGRADLKMDLIQELERQRQTLLAFRNNPEISEEALSGALYEIEQSSAALLGMTGKIGQYLRENDWLMGIKSRAAIPGGVCEFDLPSYHWWLHRSADERRSALEGWTKPMLPLRDAAAIVLRLLRSSGRPKDYTATGGHFQLNLGGSAAQMVRVTLSVEEPAIPEVSANKYFLNIRFTRPPAGELKARGCERDVPFALTFCNL from the coding sequence GTGATTACCTACGAATACCCGTTCAATGAGCGCATCCGCACGCTGCTGCGTCTGGAGGATCTGTTCGAAAAAACGGCGTATTTTGCCCAGGAAGATGGCCCTCAGGAGCATCACACGGCGCTGATTTCCCTGTTCGAAATCCTCGAGGTGGCCGGTCGTGCCGACCTCAAGATGGACCTCATTCAGGAACTCGAAAGACAACGGCAAACCCTGCTGGCCTTTCGCAATAACCCCGAAATTTCCGAAGAAGCCCTGTCCGGCGCCCTCTACGAGATCGAGCAGTCGTCGGCTGCCCTGCTCGGCATGACCGGCAAGATTGGCCAGTATCTGCGCGAAAACGACTGGCTCATGGGGATCAAGAGCCGGGCCGCCATTCCCGGTGGAGTCTGCGAGTTCGACCTGCCGTCCTATCATTGGTGGTTGCATCGTTCGGCTGATGAGCGGCGCAGCGCGCTTGAAGGCTGGACCAAGCCCATGCTGCCGCTGCGTGACGCTGCCGCCATTGTCCTCCGCCTGCTCCGCTCAAGCGGCAGGCCCAAGGACTACACGGCGACGGGTGGTCATTTCCAGCTCAATCTCGGCGGCTCTGCCGCGCAGATGGTGCGCGTCACCCTGAGTGTCGAGGAGCCGGCGATTCCCGAAGTCAGCGCCAACAAATATTTCCTGAATATCCGCTTTACCCGGCCGCCGGCTGGCGAACTCAAGGCTCGTGGTTGCGAGCGTGATGTTCCCTTTGCCCTGACCTTCTGCAATCTCTGA
- the coaE gene encoding dephospho-CoA kinase (Dephospho-CoA kinase (CoaE) performs the final step in coenzyme A biosynthesis.) translates to MSQYVVGLTGGIGSGKSTVADLFVEQGAGLVDTDAIAHALTAAGGAAMPALVDEFGRNILAADGALDRAAMRQLVFADPSVRSRLEGILHPLIRQISDERCRAASSPYVILAVPLLVESGGYRDRCDRIAVVDCPESLQIERVMARSGLAAGEVEAIMAAQATRQQRLVVADDVVVNDAGRTKIYEQVKALHANYLALLAEKLKACC, encoded by the coding sequence ATGAGCCAGTATGTCGTCGGGCTGACGGGCGGGATCGGGAGCGGCAAAAGCACGGTCGCCGATCTTTTTGTCGAGCAGGGCGCCGGCTTGGTCGATACCGATGCAATCGCCCATGCGCTCACCGCAGCCGGCGGGGCGGCGATGCCCGCCCTGGTCGACGAATTCGGCAGAAATATTCTGGCGGCAGATGGTGCCCTCGACCGCGCAGCCATGCGTCAGCTGGTCTTTGCCGATCCCTCGGTGCGTAGCCGGCTGGAAGGCATCCTGCATCCCTTGATTCGCCAAATATCGGATGAGCGCTGCCGGGCGGCGAGTTCCCCCTATGTCATTCTGGCCGTGCCGCTGCTTGTTGAGTCCGGCGGATATCGCGACCGGTGTGATCGCATTGCGGTCGTTGATTGTCCGGAAAGCCTGCAAATTGAGCGTGTCATGGCGCGCAGTGGTCTTGCCGCCGGGGAGGTCGAGGCAATCATGGCGGCCCAGGCGACACGTCAGCAAAGGCTGGTGGTGGCCGACGATGTGGTGGTCAACGATGCGGGCAGGACAAAAATTTACGAACAAGTGAAAGCCCTGCATGCAAACTATCTAGCACTTTTGGCTGAAAAACTTAAAGCATGCTGTTGA
- a CDS encoding DUF1345 domain-containing protein — protein sequence MLDNSTHQNFPKPIRLIISRPRLGISILAGLVTTLMLPDWLASHLVTRAIIGWNVGTGLYLLLAFHMMFWSSHERMRSRALVQDEGRFLVLALVVLAAVAALGAIVAQLSVVKDIHGPLRTIHIGLATLTILSSWTFTQTMFALHYAHDYYASEARGNQGGLAFPGGHAPDYGDFLYFACVIGTSGQTADVSFTSRSMRRTGTIHCILAFFFNTTLIALSINIASGLI from the coding sequence ATGCTCGATAACTCCACTCACCAGAACTTTCCCAAACCGATCCGCCTGATCATCTCCCGGCCACGCCTGGGTATCAGCATACTAGCCGGCCTGGTGACGACCCTGATGCTGCCTGACTGGCTCGCCTCCCATCTGGTAACCCGTGCCATCATCGGCTGGAACGTTGGCACAGGTCTCTACCTGCTACTGGCCTTTCACATGATGTTCTGGTCCTCGCATGAACGCATGCGCAGTCGTGCCCTGGTGCAGGATGAGGGCCGATTTCTGGTATTGGCCCTGGTGGTCCTGGCGGCCGTCGCTGCCCTTGGTGCCATTGTTGCCCAACTCTCGGTGGTCAAAGACATTCACGGCCCGTTGCGGACTATCCATATCGGCCTCGCCACCTTGACGATCCTGTCGTCGTGGACCTTTACGCAAACCATGTTCGCCCTCCACTACGCCCACGATTACTACGCCAGTGAGGCGCGAGGCAATCAGGGCGGACTTGCCTTCCCTGGGGGCCACGCGCCGGATTATGGCGATTTTCTCTACTTCGCCTGCGTCATCGGCACCTCGGGCCAGACCGCCGATGTCAGCTTTACCAGCCGAAGCATGCGCCGCACCGGAACCATCCATTGCATACTGGCTTTCTTCTTCAACACAACCCTCATCGCACTCAGCATCAACATTGCCTCGGGATTGATCTAA
- a CDS encoding murein transglycosylase A produces MRKIQTAAFLFLTLLAACSTVPPSVAPATATCAPCPACAACPAAAEPVIMPPAPSSPPAFSRSLQPANWSDLPGWSADDVAAAWPAFLLSCRGVASKPNGAGWKRVCDLARAAEGKSGHDPRRFFEQHLKPYAVVSGDGATSGMMTGYYEPLLQGRRTRSKGFEQAVRGVPDDLLTIDLSAVFPELKDKRVRGRLEGNKVVPYWSRAEIAARGESLPGKTLLYVDDAVELFFLQVQGSGRVRLADGSVVRLNYADQNGHPYQSIGKALVERGELKLEEASMQGIQAWARANPSRLDNLLNTNPSYVFFREVANSPGGPIGALGVPLTAERSIAVDPRSIPLGSPVFLATTQPNSALSMNRLVMAQDTGGAIKGAVRADFFWGFGKEAGERAGRMKQSGRLWVLLPLELAPK; encoded by the coding sequence ATGCGAAAAATCCAAACCGCAGCCTTTTTATTTCTCACCTTGCTGGCTGCCTGCTCCACCGTTCCGCCCAGTGTTGCTCCGGCGACGGCGACCTGCGCCCCTTGTCCGGCCTGTGCCGCCTGCCCGGCGGCTGCCGAGCCGGTCATCATGCCGCCGGCGCCATCATCGCCGCCAGCCTTCTCGCGTAGCTTGCAGCCGGCCAACTGGTCGGATCTACCCGGCTGGTCGGCCGACGATGTTGCCGCCGCCTGGCCGGCCTTTCTCCTTTCCTGTCGCGGCGTTGCCAGCAAGCCGAATGGCGCCGGCTGGAAGCGCGTCTGCGACCTGGCGCGGGCGGCCGAAGGCAAGTCCGGCCACGACCCGCGTCGTTTCTTTGAACAACATTTGAAACCCTACGCAGTCGTTAGCGGCGATGGTGCCACCAGCGGCATGATGACCGGCTATTACGAACCCCTGTTGCAGGGGCGGCGGACACGGAGCAAGGGATTTGAGCAAGCGGTCCGTGGTGTGCCGGACGACCTGCTGACCATCGATCTGTCGGCGGTTTTCCCCGAGCTGAAGGACAAGCGGGTACGTGGTCGCCTGGAGGGCAACAAGGTGGTGCCCTACTGGTCGCGAGCCGAAATTGCTGCGCGCGGCGAGAGCCTGCCGGGGAAGACGCTGCTTTATGTTGATGATGCCGTCGAACTCTTTTTCCTTCAGGTTCAGGGCTCCGGGCGGGTCAGGCTGGCAGATGGCAGCGTCGTCAGGCTCAACTATGCCGACCAGAACGGGCATCCGTACCAGTCCATCGGCAAGGCTCTGGTCGAGCGCGGTGAGTTGAAGCTCGAAGAGGCATCGATGCAGGGAATACAGGCCTGGGCACGGGCCAATCCGTCACGTCTCGACAATCTCTTGAATACCAATCCGAGTTACGTCTTTTTCCGCGAGGTGGCGAACAGCCCGGGTGGCCCGATCGGCGCGCTGGGTGTGCCGTTGACGGCCGAACGCAGCATTGCCGTCGATCCGCGTTCGATACCGCTTGGCTCGCCGGTTTTTCTGGCGACCACCCAGCCGAACTCGGCGCTGTCGATGAACCGGCTGGTTATGGCCCAGGATACCGGTGGGGCGATCAAGGGGGCGGTCCGTGCTGATTTCTTCTGGGGTTTCGGCAAGGAGGCAGGTGAGCGGGCTGGTCGCATGAAGCAAAGCGGTCGTCTGTGGGTGTTGCTTCCCCTTGAACTCGCCCCGAAATAA
- a CDS encoding TrpB-like pyridoxal phosphate-dependent enzyme yields the protein MTPLRINLEQEDIPTHWYNVVADMVNPPAPPLGPDGNPVPPEAMGAIFPGPILEQEMSAERWIAIPEEVRQIYALWRPAPLCRALRLEQALGTPAKIFYKYEGVSPAGSHKPNSAVPQAYFNKIAGTKKLTTETGAGQWGSSIAFAGQMFGLPVRVFMVKVSYEQKPFRRSMMQTWGADVFASPTNLTNAGRAALAADPHNQGSLGLAISEAVEEAAAEPGTCYTLGSVLNHVLLHQSVIGLEAKKQFDKIGLYPDVIFGPCGGGSSFGGIAFPFLADKAAGDKRATNLRCVAVEPTSCPTLTKGHYAYDYGDVSGYTPIMKMYTLGHDFMPPGIHAGGLRYHGDSPLVSQLLHEGQIEALAVPQVATFDAGVQFARAEGIIPAPESCHAIRAAIDEALKCKITGEPKTILFSLTGHGHFDMASYDKFFSGQLEDYDYPEAAITESLKHLPKVG from the coding sequence GTGACGCCACTGCGGATCAATCTAGAACAAGAAGATATTCCGACCCACTGGTACAACGTCGTTGCCGACATGGTGAACCCGCCTGCCCCGCCGCTCGGGCCGGATGGCAACCCGGTGCCGCCGGAAGCGATGGGGGCGATTTTCCCCGGGCCGATTCTTGAACAGGAAATGTCGGCTGAACGCTGGATCGCCATTCCTGAAGAAGTCCGCCAGATTTACGCTCTGTGGCGTCCGGCCCCGCTCTGTCGTGCCCTGCGCCTGGAGCAGGCGCTCGGTACGCCGGCCAAGATTTTCTACAAGTACGAAGGTGTCTCGCCGGCCGGTTCGCACAAACCCAACTCTGCCGTGCCGCAGGCCTATTTCAACAAGATTGCCGGTACCAAGAAGCTGACCACCGAAACGGGCGCCGGCCAGTGGGGCTCGTCGATTGCCTTCGCCGGCCAGATGTTCGGCCTGCCTGTCCGTGTCTTCATGGTCAAGGTCAGCTATGAGCAGAAGCCGTTTCGTCGCTCAATGATGCAGACTTGGGGTGCCGACGTCTTCGCCAGCCCGACCAACCTGACCAATGCCGGGCGCGCCGCCCTGGCCGCCGATCCGCACAATCAGGGGTCGCTCGGTCTGGCCATCTCGGAAGCTGTTGAAGAGGCCGCTGCCGAACCCGGCACCTGCTACACCCTCGGTTCGGTCCTCAATCATGTGCTGCTGCACCAGTCGGTGATCGGTCTTGAGGCCAAGAAGCAGTTCGACAAGATCGGGCTCTATCCCGATGTGATCTTTGGCCCTTGCGGTGGTGGTTCAAGCTTCGGCGGCATCGCCTTCCCCTTCCTGGCCGACAAGGCCGCCGGGGACAAGCGGGCGACCAATCTGCGCTGCGTTGCCGTTGAGCCGACCTCCTGTCCGACGCTGACCAAGGGCCACTACGCCTACGACTACGGCGATGTCTCGGGGTACACGCCGATCATGAAGATGTACACCCTCGGCCACGATTTCATGCCGCCCGGTATCCATGCCGGCGGCCTGCGCTATCACGGCGATTCGCCGCTGGTTTCCCAGTTGCTGCACGAGGGGCAGATCGAGGCCCTGGCCGTGCCACAGGTGGCGACCTTTGACGCCGGTGTCCAGTTCGCCCGGGCGGAAGGCATCATCCCGGCCCCGGAGTCCTGTCATGCTATCCGCGCCGCCATCGATGAAGCACTCAAGTGCAAGATTACCGGCGAGCCGAAGACCATCCTGTTCAGTCTGACTGGCCACGGACACTTCGATATGGCCTCCTACGACAAGTTTTTCTCCGGGCAGCTGGAAGACTACGACTACCCGGAAGCTGCCATTACCGAATCGCTCAAGCACTTGCCCAAAGTAGGCTGA
- a CDS encoding Nudix family hydrolase translates to MSTVVEVAAAVMLRADGREFLLAQRPPGKVYAGYWEFPGGKVEPGESVRAALIRELQEELGITITACSPWLTRQFTYPHAKVRLNFWRVTAWEGEIGITAPLEHSAIAWQKTGEAATVAPILPANDPILKALSLPTTMAITNAEIEGTERQLEHLEAALNDGLRLIQVRDKGWPQAQRLWFAEAVCRLARSHGALVVINDDQEIARRVGADGLHLSAASLSACQQRPDFTWVGASCHEAAEITRAGELGLDYALLGPVLPTPTHPEATGLGWVAFEQQMAGNTLPVLALGGMKREILTVAQQHGAHGVALMRGWQDRGQTPDR, encoded by the coding sequence GTGAGTACGGTCGTCGAGGTCGCCGCCGCCGTCATGCTCCGGGCTGATGGCCGCGAGTTTTTGCTGGCCCAGCGCCCGCCCGGCAAGGTCTACGCCGGTTACTGGGAATTTCCCGGTGGCAAGGTGGAGCCGGGTGAAAGCGTCCGCGCCGCACTGATCCGCGAACTGCAGGAAGAACTGGGCATCACCATCACCGCCTGCTCACCCTGGCTGACCCGGCAATTCACCTACCCACACGCCAAGGTGCGCCTGAACTTCTGGCGGGTCACCGCCTGGGAGGGCGAAATCGGCATCACCGCACCGCTTGAGCACTCAGCGATCGCCTGGCAAAAGACCGGGGAAGCGGCCACCGTCGCCCCCATCCTGCCGGCCAACGATCCCATCCTCAAAGCCCTGTCGCTGCCGACGACGATGGCCATCACCAACGCCGAGATCGAGGGCACGGAACGCCAGCTGGAGCACCTGGAAGCAGCCCTGAATGATGGCCTGCGCCTGATTCAGGTACGCGACAAGGGATGGCCGCAAGCCCAGCGCCTGTGGTTTGCCGAAGCCGTTTGCCGGCTGGCCCGCAGCCACGGCGCGCTGGTCGTCATCAACGATGATCAGGAAATTGCCCGCCGGGTGGGCGCCGACGGCCTCCACTTGTCAGCCGCCAGCCTCTCGGCCTGCCAGCAGCGTCCCGATTTCACCTGGGTCGGAGCCTCCTGCCATGAGGCCGCAGAAATCACCCGGGCCGGTGAACTTGGTCTGGATTACGCCCTGCTCGGCCCGGTCCTGCCGACACCGACCCACCCGGAAGCAACAGGGCTCGGCTGGGTGGCATTTGAGCAGCAGATGGCCGGAAACACATTACCGGTGCTTGCACTGGGAGGCATGAAGCGGGAAATACTGACCGTCGCACAGCAGCACGGCGCGCACGGTGTGGCGCTTATGCGTGGCTGGCAGGATCGGGGTCAAACCCCGGATCGTTAG
- a CDS encoding OmpA family protein, translated as MRASLPVAFLLSALLSGCAFKGEIPPSTHILQSGPFKVDPALLGQPSAARPVPPTTAAIVAPPPVTTSPVSDAPIKLDAIGLRTQRSVYFDVNKANIKADYEPALRAHARYLAEHRQARVRIEGNADERGTTEHNQRLGLNRAKNVQSTLLAHGATKQQVSIKTLGASNPRKLGHDEESWAENRRSDVVYEREE; from the coding sequence ATGCGCGCCTCCCTGCCTGTTGCTTTCCTGCTCTCCGCACTGCTCAGCGGCTGTGCTTTCAAGGGCGAAATTCCGCCCAGCACCCACATCCTGCAGAGTGGCCCGTTCAAGGTAGACCCCGCCCTGCTTGGCCAACCCTCCGCCGCCAGACCAGTGCCACCAACAACCGCAGCGATCGTCGCACCACCCCCGGTCACCACCAGTCCGGTCAGCGACGCCCCGATCAAACTCGATGCCATTGGCCTGCGCACCCAGCGCAGCGTCTATTTCGACGTGAACAAGGCCAACATCAAGGCTGACTATGAGCCCGCCCTGCGCGCCCATGCCCGCTACCTGGCCGAACACCGTCAGGCACGCGTGCGTATCGAAGGCAATGCCGACGAGCGCGGCACGACTGAACACAACCAGCGTCTCGGCCTTAATCGCGCCAAAAACGTGCAATCCACCCTGCTTGCGCATGGCGCCACCAAGCAGCAGGTCAGCATCAAGACATTGGGCGCCAGCAACCCGAGGAAACTCGGGCACGACGAAGAATCCTGGGCGGAAAACCGCCGCTCCGACGTGGTCTACGAACGGGAAGAGTAA
- a CDS encoding SPOR domain-containing protein — MKALVFLLVLGNLLFYAFAEGYFGRPDNPDAGRVEQQVMPDRMRIVSRGEIPAAPIRAEHVAPEIKPAEEPPATDKGHEVKTETVKEAADKPAPAEPEAKVEKVDSAPVCLTWRPLPAADADRLSTLLVKRFGSYKLSRKVIAAEGNGWWVYIPPLPGKGDADKKAAELRELGISDFFVVPDAPSRLAISLGVFSTEKGAQERLADLKARGVRSAQMSPRPGKDSQVTVLARGPASEKAALLGAVGQLLPKAEALACK; from the coding sequence GTGAAAGCCCTGGTTTTCCTTCTGGTACTCGGCAATTTGCTGTTCTATGCGTTTGCCGAGGGATATTTCGGTCGTCCCGACAATCCGGATGCCGGGCGGGTCGAGCAGCAGGTCATGCCTGATCGCATGCGGATCGTTTCGCGCGGCGAGATTCCGGCAGCACCGATCCGGGCCGAGCATGTCGCGCCGGAAATAAAGCCGGCCGAGGAACCGCCGGCGACTGACAAGGGCCACGAGGTTAAGACCGAGACGGTCAAGGAGGCAGCCGACAAGCCGGCCCCGGCAGAGCCGGAAGCCAAGGTCGAGAAGGTTGACAGTGCCCCTGTCTGCCTGACCTGGCGCCCCCTCCCGGCAGCTGATGCGGACCGGCTTTCAACCCTGCTGGTCAAACGCTTTGGCAGTTACAAGCTCAGCCGCAAGGTGATCGCCGCAGAGGGCAATGGCTGGTGGGTGTACATCCCGCCCCTGCCGGGCAAGGGTGATGCCGACAAGAAGGCAGCGGAGTTGCGCGAACTGGGGATCAGCGATTTCTTCGTCGTGCCCGATGCGCCGAGTCGTCTGGCTATTTCGCTCGGTGTCTTTTCGACGGAAAAAGGTGCGCAGGAACGCCTGGCAGATCTGAAAGCCAGGGGGGTCCGCTCGGCCCAGATGTCACCCCGTCCGGGCAAGGATAGTCAGGTCACCGTGCTGGCCAGAGGGCCGGCCAGCGAAAAGGCTGCCCTGCTTGGCGCCGTCGGCCAGTTGCTGCCCAAGGCCGAGGCGCTGGCCTGTAAATGA
- a CDS encoding ATP-binding protein, with amino-acid sequence MPNTLPLERLLARAEAVLGRLEAVLPPPPQSPDWTSAVAFRWRKSNGRGWLQGVRHPHPIRLADLENIDDQKARITANTRQFVAGKTANNVLLTGTRGSGKSSLVKAVLNEYAGKGLRLIEVDKEDLIDLADIVDLLDGRPEKFIIFCDDLSFEAGETAYKALKSVLDGSIAAPPDNVLIYATSNRRHLMPEYFSENLETHRVDDEIHPGETTEEKISLSERFGLWISFYPFSQDDYLSIANHWARQLGVTEVVIAASEREALNWALSRGSRSGRVAWQFARDLAGRQKAERKKAK; translated from the coding sequence ATGCCCAACACCCTGCCTCTCGAACGCCTGCTTGCTCGTGCCGAAGCTGTTCTCGGCCGCCTTGAAGCGGTGTTGCCGCCACCCCCGCAATCGCCTGACTGGACTTCTGCCGTGGCTTTCCGCTGGCGCAAGAGCAACGGCCGCGGCTGGCTGCAGGGGGTGCGCCACCCGCACCCGATCCGCCTCGCCGACCTCGAGAACATTGACGACCAGAAGGCCCGGATCACCGCCAACACTCGTCAGTTTGTCGCTGGCAAGACCGCCAACAACGTCTTGCTGACCGGCACCCGCGGCTCTGGCAAATCGTCACTGGTCAAGGCTGTGCTCAACGAATACGCAGGCAAGGGGCTGCGCCTGATCGAAGTGGACAAGGAAGACCTGATCGATCTGGCCGATATCGTCGACCTGCTCGATGGCCGACCGGAAAAATTCATCATCTTTTGCGATGACCTGTCCTTCGAAGCCGGCGAAACCGCCTACAAGGCGCTGAAATCAGTACTCGATGGCTCAATCGCGGCACCGCCTGACAATGTCCTGATCTACGCCACCTCGAACCGGCGACACCTGATGCCGGAATACTTTTCGGAAAATCTCGAAACACATCGTGTCGACGACGAAATTCACCCCGGCGAAACGACCGAGGAAAAAATTTCGCTGTCCGAGCGTTTCGGCCTGTGGATTTCCTTCTACCCGTTCAGCCAGGATGATTACCTGAGCATCGCCAACCACTGGGCCCGCCAACTCGGCGTCACCGAAGTGGTCATCGCCGCCAGCGAGCGCGAGGCATTGAACTGGGCTTTGAGCCGTGGCTCACGCTCTGGCCGTGTAGCCTGGCAGTTCGCCCGCGATCTGGCCGGGCGACAAAAAGCGGAACGGAAGAAAGCCAAGTGA
- a CDS encoding DNA gyrase inhibitor YacG codes for MAIRKVRCPQCGKDAVWAPENPWRPFCSERCKQIDLGCWASDSYRIPVKEDANDPGFDPDPASHA; via the coding sequence ATGGCAATCCGCAAGGTTCGCTGTCCGCAATGCGGCAAGGATGCCGTGTGGGCACCCGAGAATCCCTGGCGTCCTTTCTGCTCCGAGCGCTGCAAGCAGATTGATCTGGGTTGCTGGGCCAGCGATTCCTACCGGATTCCGGTCAAGGAAGATGCTAACGATCCGGGGTTTGACCCCGATCCTGCCAGCCACGCATAA